The following is a genomic window from Deltaproteobacteria bacterium.
AAAAAGAATTTAAAAGATTTTTACAATTTGCAATCTGCAATTTACAATTTGCACTAAATTTTCATTTAAAGAGTTCTCTTACCCCTGCTGCATCTATCCGAATGCCGGGGCCCATAGTTGCTGATATAGTTATATTCCGTAAATATATTCCCTTGCTGGCAGACGGTTTTGCCTTTATAATACTCTCCAACAGGACAGATAGATTTTCTTTGAGCTTTTGCGCGCCAAAAGAGACCTTTCCTGCCTGGACATGTATATTTCCTCCCTTATCCACCTTAAATTCCACCTTACCTGCCTTTGCATCCTTCACTGCCCTAGCAACATCAAATGTAACTGTGCCAAGTTTTGGATTTGGCATAAGTCCCTTTGGCCCTAAAATCTTACCAAGCTTTCCTACCGCACCCATCATATCAGGGGTAGCTATAATCGTGTCAAAATCAAGCCAGCCTTTAGACACCTTTTCTATAAGGTCTTCTCCGCCAATAAAGTCCGCCCCTGCGTCCTTTGCCTCTTTTTCCTTTTCACCCTTGGCAAAAACCAGAACCTTGATCTTTTTGCCTGTGCCATTAGGAAGAACCACAGCCCCTCTAACCATCTGATCAGACTGTTTGGTATCCACCCCGAGCCTCACAGCCAGATCAACTGTCTCGTCAAATTTTGAGGTAGCTGTTTCCGGAACAAGCTTTACTGCGTCTTCAAGGCTGTATGCCTTTGATATATCTACCTTCGCAATTGCCGCATTATACTTTTTCCCCATATCTATCCCTCCTTGTCGCTTTGCTCCATTGTAAAATGCAAATTGTAAATTGTTTTTCTTTCTTTTTAAAATTTCCAATTTTCAATCTTCAATTTACAATTGCCGCAAGGCTTATCACTCCACAACTATGCCCATACTTCTTGCGGTGCCTGCAATAGTTTTTACAGCAGCCTCAAGATTAGCAGCCGTCAGGTCCGGCATCTTTAATTTTGCTATCTC
Proteins encoded in this region:
- the rplA gene encoding 50S ribosomal protein L1, whose translation is MGKKYNAAIAKVDISKAYSLEDAVKLVPETATSKFDETVDLAVRLGVDTKQSDQMVRGAVVLPNGTGKKIKVLVFAKGEKEKEAKDAGADFIGGEDLIEKVSKGWLDFDTIIATPDMMGAVGKLGKILGPKGLMPNPKLGTVTFDVARAVKDAKAGKVEFKVDKGGNIHVQAGKVSFGAQKLKENLSVLLESIIKAKPSASKGIYLRNITISATMGPGIRIDAAGVRELFK